One window of Penaeus chinensis breed Huanghai No. 1 chromosome 34, ASM1920278v2, whole genome shotgun sequence genomic DNA carries:
- the LOC125043690 gene encoding glutamate receptor ionotropic, delta-2-like, translated as MDRAEERLQVPVLYVSWNTCPGVRQRSENTVILNDIQFHMRYSCLTWVLRQWATSFLLARPTPFNSRHNLNISLGTKEAFVAEDIMYRCAGMKEVGNMYRARKALRGRLLRIVTIHRPPFVFLEINSQGKIIRQSGFAFEMLNELQSKFGFRYELVSPYDGNWGNKLNNGTWNGMVGMVYRKEVDLGVGPFTVTLERAEVIDFTFPFYVEPSAILTPAGATSKKILAFLSPFSFEVWLGVLVSFVVLGPIMLVLSRSSSNAFLYPYDTYSASRKVSLFGYYWMLCASLFQQGVTYPMSSPARVVFGGWIVGVIALTCAYTGVLISFLTVPRAENVVDGLYSLPRQSEFLWTFKRNSAHHSLFLGKDTTGIYAQIGAPFLGDEDGLVDANEEGIRKVLERTHVFIKERSFLDFVVEENFRRSGECNLRIAREEFFPAGFGWIHQKGDDIGKLFNKEFILMQQTGLFTKWKLQYWPRANKCTNGGSKSVMQVSSLGHFWSWKGISMCYQEQKSDFAYSLALDIQDMAGSFVVLSSGFVFGGFLLLMEYYFKLRRAERAPAPKPRSRTDNPQLTVDEISEKDLKPLSDTETSSASPDRPQPKVMLQTLKTQKVE; from the exons ATGGACCGGGCGGAGGAGCGCCTGCAGGTACCGGTCCTGTACGTCTCATGGAATACGTGCCCGGGTGTTCGCCAGCGGAGCGAGAACACGGTGATTCTCAACGACATTCAG TTCCACATGAGGTACAGCTGCCTGACGTGGGTCCTTCGCCAGTGGGCCACGTCCTTCCTGCTGGCTAGGCCGACGCCGTTCAACAGCCGTCACAACCTAAACATTTCTCTGGGGACGAAGGAAGCTTTCGT CGCTGAGGACATCATGTACCGCTGTGCAGGGATGAAGGAGGTCGGGAACATGTATCGAGCGCGGAAGGCCCTCAGAGGAAGGTTATTAAGGATAGTCACTATCCAT CGACCTCCGTTTGTGTTCCTGGAAATTAACAGCCAGGGAAAAATCATACGGCAATCTGGGTTTGCCTTCGAGATGCTAAATGAACTGCAGAGCAAGTTCGGGTTcag atACGAACTGGTCTCGCCCTACGACGGGAATTGGGGCAACAAACTCAACAACGGGACATGGAATGGGATGGTGGGAATGGTGTACAGGAAG GAGGTCGACCTCGGCGTGGGCCCCTTCACCGTCACCCTCGAAAGGGCAGAGGTCATCGACTTCACCTTTCCCTTCTACGTGGAGCCGTCGGCGATCCTCACACCCGCTGGCGCCACGTCCAAGAAGATCCTggcgtttctctctccttttagctTTGAg GTGTGGCTAGGTGTCCTCGTGTCCTTCGTAGTGCTGGGGCCCATCATGCTCGTTCTCTCGCGGTCCTCCAGCAACGCCTTCCtctacccctacgacacctacagCGCCAGCAGGAAGGTGTCTCTCTTCGGTTACTACTGGATGCTGTGCGCTTCTCTGTTCCAGCAAG GAGTGACGTACCCCATGAGCTCTCCCGCCCGCGTGGTGTTCGGCGGCTGGATCGTGGGCGTGATCGCCCTCACGTGCGCCTACACGGGCGTCCTCATCTCGTTCCTGACGGTGCCCCGCGCGGAGAACGTGGTCGATGGCCTCTACAGCCTCCCCCGGCAGAGCGAATTCCTGTGGACCTTCAAGAGGAACTCGGCGCATCACTCACTTTTCCTG GGTAAAGACACCACCGGTATATATGCGCAGATCGGTGCTCCTTTCTTGGGCGATGAAGACGGACTTGTGGACGCGAACGAAGAAGGGATTCGAAAGGTGCTCGAACGAACGCACGTCTTCATCAAG GAGCGGTCCTTCCTTGACTTTGTCGTCGAAGAGAACTTCAGAAGAAGCGGCGAGTGTAATCTGCGCATCGCTCGAGAGGAATTCTTTCCTGCGGGATTCGGTTGGATTCACCAGAAAGGAGATGACATTGGAAAACTCTTCAACAAGGA ATTCATACTTATGCAGCAGACAGGCCTCTTCACGAAGTGGAAGCTGCAGTACTGGCCGAGGGCGAACAAATGCACTAATGGCGGGAGCAAGTCCGTCATGCAGGTCAGTTCCTTAGGCCACTTCTGG TCCTGGAAGGGAATATCAATGTGCTATCAGGAGCAAAAGTCCGACTTCGCCTACAGCCTG GCTTTGGATATACAAGATATGGCTGGTTCCTTCGTCGTCCTCAGCTCTGGCTTCGTCTTCGGCGGATTCCTGCTGCTAATGGAATACTACTTCAAG CTCAGAAGGGCCGAGAGAGCACCAGCCCCAAAGCCGAGAAGCAGGACCGACAACCCGCAGCTGACTGTGGACGAAATCTCGGAGAAAGACCTCAAGCCCCTTTCCGACACCGAGACATCAAGCGCCTCTCCCGACAGACCGCAACCGAAAGTAATGCTTCAGACTTTAAAGACCCAGAAGGTGGAGTGA
- the LOC125043518 gene encoding F-box only protein 32-like, with product MPIFSKDWRDPGDKWVKTDDGGWEKEKDACGGSLTDMVVNLSDEENQENVDPDALSLITRRGSRGEIMAPQPYCRIYTRNTKEVAGFNGLGETLKKLDFINAVRDIRRFRYICKLLDLLITQKLSTLSGGAQKMLFGMLEEVAHEVTRSQQNVHLLQHLLQELKKRLEDYLWGSKLGSTILWEQHTQRLKGIDAIATTIQIQQPGDDMHPTLQEVPEECIREILKRLDNHRDIQSAGQAYSVMAKVSEEKTIWRQLCRFHWTPAQIEHVIQVHKELQVQKNWQQIYNRLRRTYGLREEYAEKLCLCRNCSCLFWQSYGHPCRTDTDQNAQMEEQIEEVKSDIIYIAITPQEFLKYFHL from the exons ATGCCTATTTTCTCGAAGGACTGGCGGGACCCGGGGGATAAGTGGGTAAAAACGGACGATGGAggttgggagaaggagaaggatgccTGCGGGGGCTCGCTGACGGATATGGTTGTGAA CTTATCTGATGAGGAGAACCAGGAGAATGTAGACCCTGATGCCTTAAGTTTGATAACTCGTCGAGGCAGTCGTGGGGAAATCATGGCCCCTCAGCCCTACTGCCGTATTTATACACGTAACACCAAAGAG GTGGCTGGCTTCAATGGCTTAGGTGAGACGCTGAAGAAACTCGACTTCATAAATGCAGTCCGTGATATCCGCCGCTTCAGATATATTTGTAAACTGCTGGATCTCCTAATTACACAAAAGCTCTCTACACTCTCTGGAGGAGCCCAAAAA ATGTTGTTTGGCATGTTGGAGGAGGTGGCCCATGAAGTCACCAGGAGCCAGCAGAATGTGCACCTCCTGCAGCACCTTCTACAGGAACTGAAGAAGAGATTAGAGGATTACCTTTGGGGAAGCAAGCTCGGGTCGACCATTCTCTGGGAACAACATACACAACGTCTCAAGGGGATTGATGCCATCGCCACCACCATACAGATCCAGCAG CCTGGAGATGATATGCATCCTACCTTACAAGAGGTTCCTGAGGAATGCATTCGGGAAATATTAAAACGTCTTGATAATCACAGAGATATTCAG tCAGCAGGGCAGGCATACAGTGTAATGGCAAAAGTCAGTGAAGAAAAAACTATTTGGCGCCAATTGTGTCGATTTCATTGGACTCCAGCACAGATAGAACATGTTATTCAGGTCCATAAAGAATTACAAGTTCAGAAGAACTGGCAGCAAATTTACAACAGATTAAGAAG AACATATGGACTGCGTGAGGAATATGCAGAGAAGCTGTGTCTTTGCCGGAATTGTAGTTGTCTATTCTGGCAGTCTTATGGACATCCTTGCCGTACAGATACAGACCAGAATGCGCAGATGGAAGAGCAGATAGAGGAGGTGAAGTCAGACATCATTTACATAGCCATAACACCACAGGAGTTTCTCAAGTACTTCCACCTCTGA